One part of the Natronorubrum sediminis genome encodes these proteins:
- a CDS encoding RNA-guided pseudouridylation complex pseudouridine synthase subunit Cbf5: protein MAEHSRLRGPPDDRTPVELLTFGVVNLDKPPGPSSHQVSGWLRDSVDETLSAYGSEDTLEQAAHAGTLDPKVTGCLPLMLGDATRLAQVFLEGSKEYIAVLECHAPVPADVESVVSDFEGPIYQKPPRKSAVSRRLRVREIYDLEVLETDDRKVLLRIRCESGTYVRKLCHDLGLALGTGGHMGHLRRSATTPFDDTDLHNTSEFLDALTFWLEDDDETLLREVVDPAERILEDLPSVTIAESAAQEVANGAPVYEPGVLDVDDGIEQGSLVACYTPNGSAVCLGTFARSGDADHGIAVSLERVLV from the coding sequence ATGGCCGAGCATTCCCGTCTTCGTGGTCCACCCGACGACCGAACGCCGGTCGAGTTGCTCACCTTCGGTGTCGTCAACCTCGATAAGCCACCGGGACCATCCTCACACCAAGTCAGCGGTTGGTTACGCGACTCCGTCGACGAAACGCTTTCTGCATATGGTTCGGAGGACACACTCGAGCAAGCGGCCCACGCCGGGACGCTCGACCCCAAGGTTACTGGCTGTCTCCCACTGATGCTCGGCGATGCGACGCGTCTCGCGCAGGTCTTTCTCGAAGGGTCGAAGGAATACATCGCCGTCCTCGAGTGTCACGCCCCCGTCCCAGCAGACGTCGAATCAGTCGTCAGTGACTTCGAGGGACCGATCTATCAGAAGCCACCGCGCAAAAGTGCAGTCTCTCGTCGATTGCGCGTCCGCGAGATATACGACCTCGAGGTGCTCGAAACCGACGACCGGAAGGTGCTCTTGCGAATTCGGTGTGAGAGTGGCACGTACGTGCGCAAACTGTGTCACGACCTTGGATTAGCCCTCGGTACTGGCGGACACATGGGGCATCTTCGGCGGTCGGCCACGACGCCGTTCGACGATACCGACCTCCACAACACGTCTGAGTTCCTCGATGCGCTCACGTTCTGGCTCGAAGACGATGACGAGACCCTCCTTCGCGAGGTGGTCGACCCGGCCGAACGAATCCTCGAGGACCTTCCGTCGGTGACGATTGCCGAAAGTGCTGCCCAAGAAGTAGCGAACGGTGCGCCAGTGTACGAACCGGGCGTACTCGACGTGGACGACGGTATCGAGCAGGGGTCGCTCGTGGCCTGTTACACGCCGAACGGGAGTGCCGTCTGCCTCGGTACGTTCGCCAGGTCGGGCGATGCCGACCACGGTATCGCCGTGTCCCTCGAGCGTGTACTCGTGTAA